The following proteins are encoded in a genomic region of Thiomonas sp. X19:
- a CDS encoding YeeE/YedE thiosulfate transporter family protein, producing MSFPLGYTGPLSGIILGVVFGYVLENAGFGSGCKLTAQLRLKDWAVFKVMFTAIIVASGGLYLMQGLGLVNVASDMFVPSVFIWGSALGGVGIGAGMAIGGYCPGTSLVALFSGKLDGLIFLLGIGLGTLVFNGFSASIESWAWKQVGPDSLTVPQLLHMPAWAVWGLLFAILVGVGYLTRTNQASPAASMPRKASGMTVTQHS from the coding sequence ATGAGCTTCCCTCTCGGTTATACCGGTCCACTTTCGGGCATCATCCTTGGCGTCGTCTTCGGCTATGTGCTGGAAAACGCCGGTTTTGGCAGCGGCTGCAAACTCACGGCGCAGTTGCGTTTGAAGGACTGGGCCGTGTTCAAGGTCATGTTCACCGCCATCATCGTGGCGTCCGGCGGCTTGTATCTGATGCAAGGCTTGGGCTTGGTGAATGTCGCCAGCGACATGTTCGTGCCTTCCGTCTTCATCTGGGGCAGCGCCTTGGGCGGCGTGGGCATCGGTGCCGGCATGGCCATCGGTGGCTACTGCCCAGGCACTTCGCTGGTTGCGCTGTTCTCCGGCAAGCTTGACGGCTTGATCTTCCTTCTCGGCATCGGCCTCGGTACGCTGGTTTTCAACGGCTTCTCGGCGTCCATCGAAAGCTGGGCCTGGAAGCAGGTGGGCCCCGACTCACTGACCGTACCGCAACTCCTGCACATGCCCGCTTGGGCCGTCTGGGGATTGCTGTTTGCGATTCTGGTGGGGGTTGGCTACCTCACACGCACCAACCAAGCATCTCCTGCAGCGTCCATGCCCCGGAAGGCATCGGGCATGACGGTCACGCAGCATTCCTGA